A window from Listeria seeligeri serovar 1/2b str. SLCC3954 encodes these proteins:
- a CDS encoding SDR family oxidoreductase translates to MNVLVIGANGKIGRHLVEKLSMEKGFFVRAMVRKAEQVEALEKLGAKPIIADLKKDFIYAYDEIEAVVFTAGSGGHTPPEETIKIDQDGAIKAIEFAKERGVRRFIIVSSYGADNPENGPESLVHYLKAKAKADEALKSSGLDYTIIRPVGLSDDAGTGKVAEVSGAPKTSIPREDVASFITEALAQKSSIHQTYTIESGETPVTKFFN, encoded by the coding sequence ATGAATGTACTTGTAATTGGCGCAAATGGTAAAATCGGCCGTCATCTAGTAGAAAAACTTTCCATGGAAAAAGGTTTTTTTGTACGAGCAATGGTTAGAAAAGCGGAACAAGTAGAAGCGCTTGAAAAACTCGGTGCAAAACCAATTATTGCGGATTTAAAAAAAGATTTTATTTACGCTTATGATGAAATAGAAGCAGTAGTTTTTACAGCAGGCTCTGGCGGACATACCCCTCCTGAAGAAACAATCAAAATTGATCAGGACGGTGCAATTAAAGCAATCGAGTTTGCAAAAGAAAGAGGCGTTCGGCGATTTATCATCGTTAGTTCATACGGCGCAGATAATCCAGAAAACGGCCCCGAGTCTCTCGTTCATTATTTGAAAGCCAAAGCAAAAGCGGATGAAGCCCTAAAAAGCAGTGGACTTGATTATACGATTATTCGCCCAGTCGGACTTTCGGATGATGCTGGAACTGGGAAAGTGGCTGAAGTTTCCGGTGCACCAAAAACATCAATACCTCGCGAAGATGTGGCCAGTTTTATCACGGAAGCTTTAGCACAAAAATCCAGTATTCATCAAACATATACCATCGAAAGCGGCGAAACTCCTGTCACCAAATTTTTCAACTAA
- a CDS encoding phosphatidylglycerophosphatase A family protein, with product MVEKQSALESKARSWLIERGVEIDDIAELVLFLQQKYHPGLELEICRQNVEHVLRKREVQNAVLTGIQLDVMAEKGELVQPLQNIISADEGLYGVDEILALSIVNVYGSIGFTNYGYIDKVKPGILAKLNEHDGIAVHTFLDDIVGAIAAAAASRLAHSYHDDIVN from the coding sequence ATGGTAGAAAAACAAAGCGCCTTAGAGTCAAAAGCCCGTAGTTGGCTTATCGAACGCGGTGTAGAAATTGATGATATTGCAGAACTCGTTTTATTTTTACAACAAAAATATCATCCTGGCTTAGAACTTGAAATTTGTCGCCAAAATGTGGAACATGTCCTGCGCAAGCGAGAAGTTCAAAATGCTGTTTTAACCGGCATACAGCTAGATGTAATGGCCGAAAAAGGCGAACTTGTCCAACCACTTCAAAATATCATTAGTGCTGATGAAGGGCTATATGGCGTAGATGAAATTTTAGCACTTTCCATCGTCAATGTTTACGGCTCTATCGGATTTACTAATTATGGTTATATTGATAAAGTAAAACCCGGTATTCTGGCAAAATTAAATGAACATGACGGAATTGCGGTTCATACCTTTTTAGATGATATTGTTGGAGCGATAGCGGCTGCAGCGGCAAGTCGCCTCGCACACAGTTATCATGACGATATTGTAAATTAA
- a CDS encoding YuzD family protein produces the protein MVNEAKLYVYGSTTICASCVGAPSSKETEEWLRAAIGRKFSDQPFVVEYVDIFNPPNTTELADMANKIVDEDYMYPVIVVDGEIIAEGNPRLKDIYQVMTDRGYSATM, from the coding sequence ATGGTAAATGAAGCAAAGTTATATGTATATGGTTCAACGACTATTTGTGCGAGTTGTGTCGGAGCGCCATCCTCGAAAGAGACCGAGGAATGGCTTCGGGCGGCTATTGGTAGGAAGTTTTCTGATCAACCATTTGTAGTGGAGTATGTGGATATATTTAATCCGCCAAATACAACAGAGCTTGCGGATATGGCGAATAAGATTGTTGATGAGGACTATATGTATCCAGTGATTGTTGTTGATGGTGAAATTATAGCAGAAGGAAATCCGCGGTTGAAAGATATTTACCAAGTAATGACGGATCGCGGCTACTCAGCGACAATGTAA
- a CDS encoding YuzB family protein produces the protein MNPIVEFCVNNLASGADAAFAKLDADDSLDVIEYDCLTYCDLCATSLFALVDGEVVRGETPDELVANIYTFLEENPF, from the coding sequence ATGAATCCTATCGTGGAATTTTGCGTGAATAATTTAGCTAGTGGAGCAGATGCTGCATTTGCAAAATTAGACGCGGATGATAGTTTAGATGTGATTGAATATGATTGTCTAACTTACTGTGATTTATGTGCAACGAGCTTGTTTGCTTTAGTGGACGGGGAAGTAGTTCGGGGAGAGACGCCGGATGAATTAGTTGCGAATATATATACATTTTTGGAAGAGAATCCATTTTAA
- a CDS encoding NifU family protein codes for MEEISYAEVDKALKKFRPFLVRDGGDYELVEVTPDGTVKIKLLGACETCPSSDMTLKMGIELTLAEKIIGFKEVVQVF; via the coding sequence ATGGAAGAAATTAGTTATGCCGAAGTTGATAAAGCCTTAAAAAAATTCCGCCCCTTCCTAGTCCGTGACGGTGGCGATTATGAACTTGTGGAAGTAACTCCAGACGGTACCGTAAAGATTAAGTTACTTGGCGCATGTGAGACTTGCCCAAGCTCTGATATGACATTAAAGATGGGAATTGAGCTAACTTTAGCTGAAAAAATCATTGGATTCAAAGAAGTTGTGCAAGTTTTTTAG
- a CDS encoding NAD(P)/FAD-dependent oxidoreductase, with protein MSKPKIVILGAGYGGLKTLRKLQQRNLEAEIVLVNKNDYHHETTWLHEAAAGTIEPEKLMYPLEKVVNESKTTFIQDTVVKINKDEKTVTLNANGDISYDYLLIALGSEAETFGISGLKEYAFTITSVESVKKIRAHIEAQFAKWKTDPRDELLTIIVGGAGFTGIEFLGELTNRIPELVKEYDVPREKVRIFCMEAAPKVLPQFDAKLVDYGVGVLEDRGVEFHVGKPVKEATADGVKYAESENEIREIKAATIIWAAGVRGNSVIEASGFEAGRGRVKVNNNLTVPGNEEILIVGDCSLIINPANERPFPPTAQIAMQQADVAAINLAKLVKGETDLEDFVYHEKGTVCSLGDNDAIGVVFGKNLKGYPASVMKKVIDDRALLLIGGSGVLASKGKFKFYK; from the coding sequence ATGAGTAAACCAAAAATTGTCATTCTCGGAGCAGGATACGGGGGACTAAAAACATTACGCAAATTGCAACAAAGAAATTTGGAAGCCGAAATCGTTCTAGTGAATAAGAATGACTATCATCATGAAACGACATGGTTACACGAAGCAGCAGCTGGAACAATTGAACCTGAAAAATTAATGTATCCACTTGAAAAAGTTGTTAACGAATCAAAAACAACTTTCATTCAAGACACTGTAGTAAAAATTAATAAAGATGAAAAAACTGTCACACTAAATGCAAATGGCGATATCAGCTATGACTATTTATTAATTGCTCTTGGGTCAGAAGCAGAAACATTTGGAATCAGTGGTTTAAAAGAATATGCGTTTACAATTACAAGTGTAGAATCAGTGAAAAAAATTCGTGCACATATCGAAGCGCAATTTGCTAAATGGAAAACGGATCCTCGTGATGAATTATTAACTATTATCGTTGGTGGAGCTGGCTTTACTGGAATCGAGTTTCTTGGGGAATTAACTAACCGCATTCCAGAACTAGTGAAAGAATATGACGTTCCACGCGAAAAAGTACGGATTTTCTGTATGGAAGCAGCTCCAAAAGTATTGCCACAATTTGATGCTAAATTAGTGGATTACGGAGTTGGCGTTCTAGAAGATCGTGGCGTAGAATTCCATGTTGGCAAACCAGTAAAAGAAGCAACAGCTGACGGTGTAAAATATGCTGAAAGTGAAAATGAAATTCGTGAAATTAAAGCAGCAACGATTATCTGGGCAGCCGGGGTTCGCGGTAATAGTGTTATTGAAGCTTCTGGTTTTGAAGCTGGGCGTGGACGTGTAAAAGTAAACAACAACTTAACTGTCCCAGGTAATGAAGAAATTTTAATCGTTGGTGATTGTTCATTAATCATCAACCCAGCAAATGAACGTCCATTCCCACCAACTGCTCAAATCGCAATGCAACAAGCTGACGTAGCAGCAATTAACTTAGCAAAATTAGTAAAAGGCGAAACAGACTTAGAAGATTTTGTGTATCACGAAAAAGGAACTGTTTGCTCATTAGGTGATAATGACGCAATCGGTGTTGTCTTTGGGAAAAATCTAAAAGGCTATCCAGCATCCGTGATGAAAAAAGTTATTGATGACCGCGCACTTTTATTAATCGGCGGTTCAGGCGTTTTAGCAAGTAAAGGGAAATTCAAATTTTACAAATAA
- a CDS encoding NAD(P)/FAD-dependent oxidoreductase yields MDEKTKIYDITIIGGGPVGLFAAFYAGMRNASVKIIESLPQLGGQLSTLYPEKYIYDIPGYPSVRAQELVNNLIQQMKPFEPTVALEEAVQSVEKQVDGTFEIITKTDTHYSKAVIITAGNGAFEPRRLDLPEAEQYEGTSIHYFINDISRFSGRRVAVCGGGDSAVDWALMLEKVASSVSIVHRRNAFRAHEHSVSNLEKSSIEVKTPFIPTEVLGDGDKLTHITLQEVKGDAKETLEIDDFVINYGFVSSLGPIKNWGLELERNSIIVNSKMETSIPGIYCAGDICTYDGKVKLIATGFGEAPTAVNNAMNFIDPKARVQPMHSTSLFE; encoded by the coding sequence TTGGATGAAAAAACAAAAATTTATGATATCACGATCATTGGTGGTGGACCGGTTGGGCTATTTGCGGCCTTTTATGCTGGAATGCGCAATGCGAGTGTGAAAATAATCGAAAGTTTACCACAATTAGGCGGGCAACTTTCAACGCTTTATCCCGAGAAGTATATTTATGATATTCCGGGCTATCCATCGGTTCGCGCACAAGAACTTGTGAACAATCTAATTCAACAAATGAAGCCTTTTGAGCCTACAGTTGCGCTAGAAGAAGCAGTTCAAAGCGTGGAAAAACAAGTGGATGGAACATTTGAAATCATCACAAAAACAGACACACATTATAGTAAAGCGGTGATTATTACAGCTGGTAACGGGGCATTTGAACCTAGACGTTTAGATCTCCCTGAAGCTGAACAATATGAAGGAACCAGTATTCACTACTTTATCAATGATATAAGCCGTTTTTCCGGTCGACGTGTCGCAGTTTGTGGTGGTGGAGATTCCGCAGTTGACTGGGCGCTTATGCTCGAAAAAGTTGCGAGCTCTGTGTCAATTGTTCACAGACGCAATGCTTTTCGCGCACATGAGCATAGCGTGAGTAATTTAGAAAAATCTTCTATCGAGGTTAAAACACCATTCATTCCAACTGAAGTACTTGGAGATGGCGACAAATTAACCCATATTACGTTACAAGAAGTAAAAGGAGATGCGAAAGAAACGCTGGAAATTGATGATTTCGTTATTAATTACGGCTTTGTTTCCTCACTCGGTCCAATCAAAAATTGGGGATTAGAGCTAGAACGTAATTCCATTATTGTTAACTCTAAAATGGAAACAAGCATCCCTGGCATTTACTGTGCTGGCGATATTTGTACTTATGATGGCAAAGTCAAACTGATTGCGACTGGTTTTGGAGAAGCACCAACTGCCGTAAATAACGCAATGAATTTCATTGATCCAAAAGCACGCGTCCAACCGATGCATTCGACATCTTTATTTGAATAA